The following are encoded together in the Planococcus antarcticus DSM 14505 genome:
- a CDS encoding M3 family oligoendopeptidase: MTVNYSERWDLDTLFPGGSESQELRVHMNEAVTKLSEFEEQIHNFEVPTAKEDAHKLADLLEQMSGLMKHLSQSGALIGCLMAQNTQDKKAGILESEVSSLSARFQNSFQKIQQDLSKVEGKVWAELLNQGPLREFNFILNEWREEAKMLLSEKEESLITALSVDGYHSWSQLYDMLVGEINVTVTVDGKSKSLSVGQANNLSSHKDAAVRQESYEKLEEAWIDKEEFFAKTLNSIAGFRLETYKKRGWDNPLQEPLHINRTKQETLDAMWGAISNNKQPFVDYLNQKGKLLGKDGLDWYDVDAPVTESTQQFSYQEGAEFILKQFGKFGPELEQFAQQAFEKGWIEAEDRPNKRPGGFCTGLPLSEESRIFMTYSGSMSNVATLAHELGHAFHTYALRPVHSLNRSYAMNVAETASTFAEMIVADAAVKNAQSDQEKIALLEDKVQRSVAFFMNIHSRFLFETRFYEERKKGVVPAARLNELMEQAQTEGFAGGLASTHPHFWASKLHFYITYVPFYNFPYTFGYLFSLSVYAKALEEGSSFEEKYLALLRDTAVMSAEDLAMKHLDEDITQQAFWEKGIALCVQDAKEFISLTSTEA, encoded by the coding sequence ATGACAGTTAACTATTCAGAAAGATGGGATTTGGATACGCTATTTCCAGGAGGCAGCGAATCACAGGAATTGCGGGTGCATATGAACGAAGCGGTAACAAAGCTTTCTGAATTTGAAGAGCAGATTCACAATTTTGAAGTGCCGACTGCAAAAGAGGACGCTCATAAACTAGCCGACTTGCTTGAGCAGATGAGCGGTTTGATGAAACACTTAAGCCAATCCGGTGCATTGATCGGCTGTCTAATGGCTCAGAATACGCAAGATAAGAAAGCAGGAATTCTGGAAAGTGAAGTGTCTTCTCTCTCGGCACGTTTCCAAAATTCTTTCCAGAAAATTCAGCAGGACTTGTCGAAAGTAGAAGGCAAAGTTTGGGCAGAGTTGTTGAACCAAGGACCTTTGCGCGAGTTCAACTTTATTTTGAACGAATGGCGTGAAGAAGCGAAAATGTTGCTGTCTGAAAAAGAAGAAAGCCTAATCACAGCACTGAGCGTCGATGGTTATCATAGCTGGAGCCAGTTATACGATATGTTGGTTGGAGAAATCAATGTAACAGTCACTGTGGATGGCAAGTCGAAATCATTATCTGTCGGGCAAGCGAATAACTTAAGTTCTCATAAAGATGCTGCCGTCCGCCAAGAATCCTATGAAAAATTAGAAGAAGCCTGGATAGATAAAGAAGAGTTTTTTGCCAAGACCTTGAATTCCATCGCCGGTTTTCGTTTAGAAACTTATAAAAAACGAGGGTGGGACAATCCGCTTCAGGAGCCGTTGCATATCAACCGCACGAAACAAGAAACATTGGATGCTATGTGGGGAGCTATCAGCAACAATAAACAACCTTTCGTCGACTATTTAAACCAAAAAGGCAAACTGCTCGGAAAAGACGGACTGGATTGGTATGACGTTGACGCACCTGTGACAGAAAGTACGCAGCAGTTTTCCTATCAGGAAGGCGCGGAATTCATCCTCAAACAGTTCGGGAAGTTTGGTCCTGAACTAGAACAGTTCGCACAGCAGGCATTTGAAAAAGGCTGGATCGAAGCGGAAGACCGTCCGAACAAGCGGCCAGGCGGATTTTGCACCGGTTTGCCGTTAAGTGAGGAATCGCGTATCTTCATGACTTATAGCGGATCAATGTCTAACGTGGCAACTTTGGCGCATGAACTCGGCCATGCCTTCCATACTTATGCTTTGCGTCCTGTCCATTCGTTGAACCGGTCATATGCGATGAACGTAGCAGAAACTGCCTCTACATTTGCTGAAATGATTGTTGCAGATGCGGCTGTGAAAAATGCACAATCCGATCAAGAAAAAATCGCCTTACTGGAAGATAAAGTTCAGCGAAGCGTGGCTTTCTTTATGAACATTCATTCGCGTTTCCTTTTTGAAACTCGTTTCTACGAAGAGCGCAAAAAAGGTGTCGTGCCTGCCGCCAGATTAAATGAATTGATGGAGCAAGCGCAAACAGAAGGATTCGCGGGTGGTTTGGCTTCAACGCATCCGCATTTCTGGGCATCTAAGCTCCATTTTTATATCACGTATGTGCCATTTTACAATTTCCCGTATACCTTCGGCTATTTGTTCTCCTTGAGCGTATATGCGAAAGCACTAGAAGAGGGAAGCAGCTTTGAAGAAAAGTACCTAGCTTTGCTTCGCGATACAGCGGTGATGTCAGCAGAAGACTTGGCGATGAAGCATTTGGATGAAGATATCACTCAGCAGGCTTTTTGGGAAAAAGGAATCGCTTTATGTGTTCAAGATGCCAAGGAATTCATTTCGCTGACATCCACTGAGGCTTAG
- a CDS encoding GNAT family N-acetyltransferase, which translates to MNLLFEGQTCYLRSLIVEDAGEMVQLLLRNRDYWSVYEPRHRDSYFSTAVQREKIRESVYQARENREYSVGIYEHATNKLIGHISLYSVKRMPFLSALVGYSIDEAYIGKGVATEAVKLMTVFGFEQLRLHRIEAYVSPENEGSIRVLEKTGFSREGLLKEFLYINGEWKDHFYYAMIEDEF; encoded by the coding sequence ATGAACTTGCTTTTCGAAGGGCAGACTTGTTACCTGCGCAGTTTAATAGTGGAAGATGCAGGAGAAATGGTGCAATTGCTGCTACGGAACCGGGATTATTGGTCTGTGTACGAACCGCGTCACCGGGACAGTTATTTTTCTACAGCCGTTCAGCGGGAAAAAATTCGGGAATCGGTTTACCAGGCGAGAGAAAACAGAGAATACAGCGTGGGGATTTATGAGCATGCTACCAATAAACTGATTGGGCATATTTCTCTTTACAGCGTCAAACGAATGCCTTTTTTAAGCGCTTTAGTGGGCTATTCCATCGATGAAGCGTATATCGGCAAGGGTGTTGCGACGGAAGCCGTAAAACTGATGACTGTCTTTGGGTTTGAACAGCTCCGTCTCCACCGAATCGAAGCCTACGTCTCCCCGGAAAATGAAGGCTCTATTCGTGTCTTGGAGAAAACAGGATTTAGTAGGGAAGGCTTGTTAAAGGAGTTTCTCTATATTAATGGCGAATGGAAAGATCATTTTTACTACGCTATGATTGAAGACGAGTTTTGA
- a CDS encoding DinB family protein — translation MNKDKMFSYHKWATLACLEHVQTFGKELYQKEGINSFASIQATLEHVIGVEKLWLLRMSGISKPAFEHFDVETIDKAIEAFMLLYAEMELFFASLSQHQWQETLDYQNMLGDDFSTTREEMLFTFVNHASYHRGQITSFLRQFGKEGATLDYIYYQKQNR, via the coding sequence ATGAATAAAGACAAAATGTTCTCTTATCATAAATGGGCGACACTGGCTTGCTTGGAACACGTTCAAACGTTTGGCAAAGAGCTTTACCAAAAAGAAGGAATAAATTCCTTTGCTTCAATCCAAGCGACGCTAGAGCATGTAATCGGAGTGGAGAAACTGTGGCTGCTGCGGATGTCTGGTATATCCAAACCGGCATTTGAACATTTCGATGTGGAAACAATAGACAAAGCGATTGAAGCCTTTATGCTGTTGTATGCTGAAATGGAATTGTTTTTTGCTTCTTTATCTCAACACCAGTGGCAGGAAACGCTCGATTACCAGAATATGCTTGGAGACGATTTTTCCACAACTAGAGAAGAAATGCTATTCACTTTTGTTAATCATGCCAGTTACCATAGAGGCCAGATTACATCTTTCCTCCGGCAATTCGGCAAGGAGGGTGCAACCCTCGATTATATCTATTACCAAAAACAAAACCGCTGA
- a CDS encoding beta-class carbonic anhydrase, translating to MALLDEILDYNEEFVKEKHYEEFMTTKFPDKKVVILTCMDTRLFEMLPKAMNFKNGDVKIVKSAGAVINHPFGGIMRSLIVAVYELNADEIYIIGHHDCGMSSIKPEKILEKMKKRGVDQKTIDMMEYSGVDLEGWLRGFDDVTESVAHSVNMVRNHPLLDTTVPVHGLVIDPTTGKLDVVINGNENR from the coding sequence ATGGCTTTATTAGATGAAATTTTGGATTATAACGAAGAGTTTGTGAAGGAAAAGCATTATGAGGAGTTTATGACCACCAAATTCCCTGACAAGAAAGTGGTTATTTTGACATGTATGGACACGCGCCTTTTTGAAATGCTGCCAAAAGCGATGAACTTTAAAAATGGTGATGTGAAAATTGTCAAGAGTGCCGGGGCTGTCATCAACCATCCATTTGGCGGCATCATGCGGAGCCTGATCGTAGCCGTATACGAATTGAATGCAGATGAAATCTATATTATTGGACACCATGACTGTGGCATGTCCTCTATTAAACCCGAAAAAATCCTTGAGAAGATGAAAAAGCGTGGAGTAGATCAAAAAACCATCGACATGATGGAGTATTCCGGAGTTGATTTAGAAGGCTGGCTCCGTGGATTTGATGATGTAACGGAAAGTGTCGCCCACAGCGTCAATATGGTTCGAAACCACCCCTTGCTGGATACTACAGTTCCTGTCCATGGCTTGGTCATCGATCCGACCACAGGTAAACTAGATGTTGTTATCAACGGAAACGAAAACCGCTGA
- the mreBH gene encoding rod-share determining protein MreBH has translation MFSAIDIGIDLGTANILVYTKAKGIIINEPSVVALDAKTRTVLAIGDEAKAMLGKAPDSILVIRPLKDGVIADFDVTRDLLKIIMQRAAKQLGSAFRKPNVMVCTPSGATTVERRAIHDAVKQSGAKTVHLIEETVAAAIGADLPISEPVASVIVDIGGGTTEVGIISFGGVVSSNTVKVAGDRMDEDIIHYVRKHYNVLIGERTAENIKKEIGYAPVPHEVENMEIRGRDIMSGLPKTINLSSLETQEALKESLSAILECIRATLENCPAELSGDMVDQGVVISGGGALLKGMQEWLSKEISVPVHIAPQPLESVAIGTGLSLGMIKQLEKMSR, from the coding sequence ATGTTTTCTGCAATAGATATCGGTATCGATCTAGGAACCGCAAATATATTGGTTTATACAAAAGCGAAAGGCATTATCATAAATGAACCTTCCGTGGTTGCACTGGATGCGAAAACACGGACTGTTCTGGCCATTGGCGATGAAGCAAAAGCCATGCTCGGCAAAGCTCCTGATTCCATTCTGGTCATCCGTCCCTTGAAAGACGGTGTCATTGCAGATTTTGATGTCACTAGAGATCTCTTGAAAATCATCATGCAAAGAGCGGCCAAGCAACTCGGCAGCGCTTTTCGGAAACCCAATGTCATGGTTTGTACGCCTTCTGGAGCTACGACAGTCGAACGTCGCGCTATTCACGATGCAGTAAAGCAAAGCGGTGCTAAGACCGTCCACTTGATTGAAGAAACCGTAGCGGCCGCTATAGGCGCAGATTTGCCCATCAGTGAACCGGTCGCAAGCGTTATCGTGGATATTGGTGGTGGTACTACAGAAGTCGGCATCATCTCCTTTGGCGGAGTGGTTTCTTCTAACACGGTCAAAGTGGCCGGCGACCGCATGGACGAAGACATCATCCACTACGTCCGGAAACATTACAATGTTCTGATCGGTGAACGCACTGCTGAAAACATCAAAAAGGAAATCGGCTATGCGCCCGTTCCTCATGAAGTTGAAAACATGGAAATTCGCGGCCGTGACATCATGAGCGGATTGCCGAAAACCATCAATTTAAGTTCTCTTGAAACGCAGGAAGCGCTGAAAGAATCGTTGTCCGCTATTTTGGAATGCATTCGCGCAACCTTGGAAAATTGCCCGGCTGAACTGTCCGGTGATATGGTCGACCAGGGAGTTGTCATCTCAGGAGGCGGTGCATTGCTGAAAGGTATGCAGGAGTGGCTGTCGAAAGAAATTTCGGTCCCTGTCCACATCGCCCCGCAGCCGCTGGAGTCTGTTGCTATTGGAACAGGACTATCACTTGGCATGATCAAACAACTGGAGAAAATGTCGCGTTAA
- a CDS encoding aminopeptidase — protein sequence MTSFNEKLSRYAELAVKVGVNIQPGQQLYIAAAIDLAPLVRLITQKAYETGAKQVYVDWNDDAVSRLRFELAPEDSFSEYPAWKVQEREQLAEQGAAFISVVSQSPDLLAGIDSKRIAASQKATGQALSKYRQYVQSDKISWTVIAAPSQKWAAKVFPDVPAGQQIDTLWDAIFKAVRADLDQPIEAWSEHDRLLHTKVDYLNDKKYAKLHYTSPKTDLEVALPEGHLWCGAGSINEKGDPFMANMPTEEVFTVPHKTGVNGYVSSTKPLSYGGNIIDDFKVTFEDGKIVDVTAAQGEDVLKQLVATDEGSHFLGEVALVPHQSPISDSNILFYNTLFDENASNHFAIGSAYAFCLEGGKTMSQEELLKSGLNQSITHVDFMVGSSEMDIDGVLEDGSREPVFRAGNWAF from the coding sequence TTGACATCTTTTAATGAAAAATTGTCCCGCTATGCTGAACTAGCTGTAAAAGTGGGAGTAAATATCCAACCTGGTCAACAACTCTACATTGCTGCGGCCATCGACTTGGCTCCGTTGGTTCGTTTGATTACACAGAAGGCATACGAAACAGGCGCTAAGCAGGTTTACGTCGATTGGAATGACGATGCGGTTTCGCGTCTACGCTTTGAATTGGCCCCAGAAGATTCATTTTCGGAATATCCTGCCTGGAAAGTACAGGAACGTGAGCAATTAGCTGAACAAGGCGCTGCTTTTATCAGCGTAGTATCCCAAAGTCCAGATCTTTTGGCAGGCATCGACTCAAAGCGAATTGCTGCTTCACAAAAAGCAACTGGACAAGCGTTGAGCAAATACCGTCAGTACGTCCAATCAGACAAAATCAGCTGGACTGTCATTGCAGCACCTTCCCAAAAATGGGCAGCTAAAGTCTTTCCAGATGTACCGGCAGGGCAACAAATCGACACGTTGTGGGATGCAATTTTCAAAGCAGTACGTGCAGATTTGGATCAGCCAATCGAGGCATGGAGTGAACATGACCGCCTGCTGCACACCAAGGTCGATTACTTGAATGACAAGAAATACGCAAAACTTCATTACACATCACCTAAAACAGATTTGGAAGTCGCTCTTCCAGAAGGACATCTTTGGTGTGGAGCTGGATCGATCAATGAAAAAGGCGATCCTTTCATGGCGAATATGCCGACTGAAGAAGTTTTTACAGTGCCGCATAAAACAGGTGTAAACGGCTATGTATCCAGCACGAAACCATTGAGCTATGGCGGCAACATTATCGATGACTTTAAAGTGACGTTTGAGGATGGAAAAATTGTTGATGTAACAGCTGCACAAGGCGAAGACGTCTTGAAGCAGTTAGTTGCTACAGACGAAGGTTCTCATTTCCTTGGTGAAGTGGCATTGGTTCCTCATCAGTCACCGATTTCTGATTCGAATATTTTGTTCTACAACACCTTGTTTGATGAAAATGCATCAAACCATTTCGCTATCGGAAGTGCTTACGCATTCTGCCTCGAAGGTGGGAAAACGATGTCGCAAGAAGAGTTGTTAAAATCCGGCTTGAACCAAAGCATTACCCATGTCGATTTCATGGTTGGCTCTTCAGAAATGGACATCGACGGCGTATTGGAAGACGGCTCGCGTGAACCGGTTTTCCGCGCTGGCAACTGGGCATTCTAA
- a CDS encoding carbohydrate kinase, protein MNQKEVEILELIRRNPYLSQQEMAERLNMSRPSLANFISNLMRQGKILGRAYVLPEEKTIICIGGANVDRKFLIDQPAQMGTSNPSSVTGSVGGVARNVAENLGRLGHSVKLLSIVGNDPEWNVIESASSLFMSTELTKAIDGLSTGTYTAILEPDGEMLLAMADMKIYDFLTPELISKNDSTLLSAAFLVIDLNCPLETVEYVRQLAFTNKIPLAVIPVSAPKMDRLSNDLTGISWLILNRDEASKYLQMPIDSKDDWHLAVQQLLDMGAAAVVVTGGKDGAIAGNSIGIRHYHSMQVHQVADVTGAGDAFSSAIIHSVMNDQGFETVIHTGMVNAAKTLESKATVRHELTSVQLQKELEELQ, encoded by the coding sequence ATGAATCAGAAAGAAGTAGAAATACTGGAATTGATTCGGCGAAATCCGTACTTGTCTCAACAGGAAATGGCGGAACGTTTGAATATGTCTAGGCCATCGCTGGCTAACTTTATTTCGAATCTGATGCGCCAAGGCAAGATTCTGGGACGCGCGTACGTATTGCCAGAAGAAAAAACAATTATTTGTATCGGTGGCGCCAATGTGGATAGAAAATTCTTGATCGATCAGCCGGCGCAGATGGGGACCTCAAATCCGTCATCAGTTACCGGCAGTGTCGGTGGTGTGGCAAGAAATGTTGCCGAGAATCTGGGACGGCTTGGCCACTCAGTCAAACTCTTGTCTATTGTCGGCAATGATCCGGAATGGAATGTGATCGAGTCAGCTTCAAGCCTGTTCATGTCAACTGAATTAACAAAAGCCATTGACGGGCTTTCGACAGGAACGTATACGGCGATCTTGGAGCCGGATGGCGAAATGCTGCTGGCAATGGCTGATATGAAGATCTACGATTTCTTGACGCCGGAGCTTATCTCTAAAAATGACAGTACTTTGTTGTCAGCTGCTTTTCTCGTAATCGATCTAAATTGTCCGCTCGAAACCGTAGAATATGTTCGGCAGTTGGCTTTTACCAATAAAATCCCGCTAGCTGTTATTCCGGTATCTGCTCCAAAAATGGATCGTCTGAGCAATGATTTGACAGGTATCAGCTGGTTGATCCTGAATCGGGACGAAGCAAGTAAGTATCTGCAGATGCCGATTGATTCAAAAGATGACTGGCATCTGGCCGTTCAACAGCTTCTGGATATGGGAGCGGCAGCGGTGGTCGTCACAGGAGGGAAAGATGGAGCGATAGCGGGGAATTCCATTGGCATCCGCCATTACCATTCGATGCAAGTCCATCAAGTCGCTGATGTAACGGGAGCTGGAGATGCATTTTCCAGTGCCATTATCCATAGTGTGATGAATGATCAAGGGTTTGAAACTGTTATTCATACAGGTATGGTCAATGCAGCCAAAACATTGGAAAGCAAAGCGACTGTTCGTCATGAACTAACATCGGTACAACTACAAAAAGAACTGGAGGAATTACAATGA
- a CDS encoding pseudouridine-5'-phosphate glycosidase — MTSIISYSTEVQQALEGKKPIVALESTIISHGMPYPQNVETARMVEQIIRDNGAVPATIAIMDGKIKIGLSKEELELLGNTPGVAKVSRRDIGQLIATKKIGATTVAATMICAELAGIRIFATGGIGGVHRGAETTMDISADLEELSNTGVAVVCAGAKSILDIGLTLEYLETKGVPVIGFQTDDMPAFYTRSSGFDLTFRSDNAVELAQVLKAKWDLGIKGGVVIANPIPAEHALEESFINGIIALAMAEANENGISGKEVTPFLLGKVKELTEGKSLVANIELVKHNAKVGAELAVAYNQL; from the coding sequence ATGACATCAATAATTTCTTATTCAACTGAAGTACAACAAGCACTAGAGGGCAAAAAACCGATTGTGGCACTTGAATCGACGATCATCTCACACGGTATGCCTTATCCGCAGAATGTCGAAACGGCTCGTATGGTCGAGCAAATCATCCGTGATAATGGAGCAGTTCCTGCAACCATTGCAATTATGGACGGCAAGATTAAAATTGGTTTGTCTAAAGAAGAGCTGGAATTGCTCGGCAATACGCCTGGAGTTGCTAAAGTTTCAAGAAGAGATATTGGTCAATTAATCGCCACAAAAAAAATCGGAGCTACAACTGTCGCAGCAACGATGATTTGTGCAGAACTTGCAGGCATCCGTATTTTCGCTACAGGTGGCATCGGCGGGGTACACAGAGGGGCTGAGACGACAATGGATATCTCAGCAGATCTGGAAGAGTTATCGAATACTGGAGTTGCTGTCGTTTGCGCGGGTGCAAAATCTATTCTGGATATCGGGTTGACATTGGAATACCTAGAAACAAAAGGGGTACCGGTCATTGGATTCCAAACAGATGATATGCCTGCATTCTATACACGCTCGAGTGGTTTCGATCTAACTTTCCGCAGCGACAATGCAGTAGAGCTCGCGCAAGTCCTGAAAGCAAAATGGGATTTAGGAATAAAAGGTGGAGTAGTTATCGCCAATCCAATTCCTGCAGAACATGCCTTGGAAGAGTCATTCATCAACGGTATCATTGCCCTGGCTATGGCTGAAGCGAATGAAAACGGCATTTCTGGCAAAGAAGTTACGCCATTCCTTCTAGGGAAAGTTAAGGAATTGACTGAAGGAAAAAGTTTGGTCGCTAATATTGAATTGGTCAAGCATAATGCGAAAGTAGGAGCAGAGCTCGCTGTAGCATATAACCAACTTTAA
- a CDS encoding FAD-dependent oxidoreductase, translating into MKTDVFIGGGGIGGLTLALKLVKRGIDVVLAERMAVKAPTYKGELLQPKSMQVFDSLGLYKQISDRSNEIKVLDMLELSSSLQVKDQAFMDYSVLPGKYNAAYMMHHEELKSVILNAACEFGNFHYLKGTACKGYGENTALLQKGTEKFEVEAKFFFGAEGRSSVTRKAMEIEVKQTTYNHHFLTVTFPRAEDFTDGKIISTYNRFLGLFPLPDNQVRSVYLIPPGDYKLLKEKPIRHFHKLYTDLAPAVDGYVQQLTDWKKIQLMIPVMYHANSYVKGNKAIIGDASHAVHPMAGEGMNMAIQDADILGELTADIFEESKMDQGNLKWYETVRYKRAEHVIQLSHLAALAYSFPFKPVSYIRQRTFDRMEEDPILHFKQMLNVSGLGMWKENFRDRFIQGGIMPVRMKNLTEDTKEMKYYTPEDDYPWKTEGLK; encoded by the coding sequence ATGAAAACTGACGTATTCATTGGCGGGGGTGGGATCGGTGGATTGACGCTGGCATTGAAATTGGTAAAGCGCGGCATCGATGTAGTCCTCGCCGAACGGATGGCTGTCAAGGCACCTACCTATAAGGGGGAGCTCCTTCAGCCAAAAAGCATGCAGGTATTCGATAGCCTCGGATTATACAAGCAGATAAGTGATCGTTCTAACGAGATTAAAGTGTTAGATATGCTTGAACTTTCAAGCTCCCTGCAAGTAAAAGATCAAGCTTTCATGGATTATAGTGTGTTGCCAGGAAAGTATAATGCTGCTTATATGATGCATCATGAAGAGTTGAAGTCAGTCATTTTAAATGCAGCATGTGAGTTTGGAAATTTTCACTATTTAAAAGGCACTGCCTGCAAAGGATATGGAGAAAACACAGCGTTACTTCAAAAAGGTACAGAGAAATTCGAAGTAGAAGCCAAATTTTTCTTTGGAGCTGAAGGCCGTTCTTCCGTCACACGTAAAGCGATGGAAATTGAAGTAAAACAAACTACGTACAACCATCATTTTTTAACGGTCACTTTCCCGCGAGCCGAAGATTTTACTGATGGTAAAATTATTTCTACATATAACCGCTTTTTAGGACTTTTCCCATTACCGGATAACCAAGTTCGTAGTGTATATTTAATTCCACCAGGAGATTACAAGCTATTAAAAGAAAAGCCAATTCGTCACTTTCACAAACTATATACAGATTTGGCTCCTGCGGTAGATGGATATGTCCAACAACTTACCGATTGGAAAAAAATCCAATTGATGATTCCCGTCATGTACCATGCTAATTCTTACGTGAAAGGCAACAAGGCTATTATTGGTGACGCCAGCCATGCTGTCCACCCGATGGCAGGGGAGGGCATGAATATGGCAATTCAGGATGCCGATATTCTTGGTGAACTGACAGCAGATATATTCGAAGAAAGCAAAATGGATCAAGGTAATTTAAAATGGTATGAAACTGTCCGCTACAAACGTGCAGAGCATGTTATTCAGCTGAGCCATTTAGCAGCACTTGCTTATTCGTTTCCATTCAAACCGGTGAGCTATATACGACAGCGGACATTTGATCGCATGGAGGAGGATCCGATTCTTCATTTTAAACAGATGCTGAATGTTTCAGGGCTTGGCATGTGGAAAGAAAATTTCCGTGATCGCTTTATTCAAGGAGGAATTATGCCAGTCCGTATGAAAAATTTGACAGAGGATACGAAAGAAATGAAGTATTATACACCGGAAGACGATTATCCATGGAAAACGGAGGGACTCAAATGA
- a CDS encoding class I SAM-dependent methyltransferase, giving the protein MIDVMKMFKARMYMKRNEPFLYSWHAYVGYELDLFKAFERPVTKHDVADALQLDEDLLNQWVSVGVSIGHLKESGRKRYKTWNAWKLPKPKGNNSSGVLLKEMMELHIPTLLSYPDMMRKQERLHYDEEKHAPTVAETSRLLEVLALPKITRRLKETAADTVLDIGCGEGGYIKKLAERFPNTHFTGIEISPSVTEVAKKLTKENQNISIENADLWQYKPAEPQDMVMMNNVIHYIDLEKRQELFNELASWVKEKGMLSVITPIAGGSDSPPFANVFNSFFSSFDNLYRLPEREELAEWGEQAGLELLSIQTVIKEGGWYVVHYEKKS; this is encoded by the coding sequence ATGATTGATGTTATGAAGATGTTTAAAGCAAGAATGTATATGAAGCGTAACGAACCATTTTTATACAGCTGGCATGCGTATGTGGGCTATGAACTAGATTTGTTTAAAGCCTTTGAACGTCCGGTAACTAAACACGATGTAGCGGATGCACTGCAATTGGACGAAGACTTGCTGAATCAATGGGTGAGCGTGGGGGTATCAATCGGGCATTTGAAAGAATCAGGAAGAAAACGCTACAAAACGTGGAATGCTTGGAAACTACCAAAACCCAAAGGCAATAATTCCTCAGGCGTTCTGCTGAAAGAAATGATGGAATTACATATTCCAACGCTTTTGAGTTATCCCGATATGATGCGTAAACAAGAACGTTTGCATTACGATGAAGAAAAGCATGCACCAACTGTGGCGGAAACAAGTCGATTGCTAGAAGTATTGGCTTTGCCAAAAATAACAAGGCGTCTGAAAGAAACAGCAGCTGATACAGTGTTAGATATTGGCTGTGGTGAAGGGGGTTATATTAAAAAATTAGCGGAACGTTTTCCAAATACACATTTCACTGGAATCGAAATCAGCCCTTCCGTAACAGAAGTCGCGAAAAAACTGACAAAAGAAAATCAGAATATCTCCATTGAAAACGCTGATCTTTGGCAATACAAACCTGCCGAGCCGCAGGATATGGTCATGATGAATAACGTTATCCACTATATCGACCTCGAAAAACGCCAAGAACTATTTAATGAACTGGCTAGCTGGGTGAAAGAAAAGGGAATGTTATCCGTAATCACACCCATTGCTGGAGGCAGTGATAGCCCACCTTTCGCTAATGTCTTTAATAGCTTTTTCTCGTCATTCGATAACTTATACCGTTTGCCTGAGCGTGAAGAATTAGCCGAGTGGGGAGAACAAGCAGGACTCGAACTACTCAGCATCCAAACCGTCATAAAAGAAGGCGGCTGGTACGTCGTGCATTATGAAAAGAAAAGCTGA
- a CDS encoding DUF1128 domain-containing protein: MDLSKPSTENVSYMIEEIKAKLRMVNVDAMKAEHFNASQYEDLHELYEMVSTRDKFSTSEMQAIATELGSLRK, encoded by the coding sequence ATGGACTTATCAAAACCTTCTACAGAAAACGTCAGTTATATGATTGAAGAAATAAAAGCGAAATTGCGCATGGTCAATGTTGATGCAATGAAAGCTGAACATTTCAACGCTTCACAATACGAAGATTTGCATGAACTTTATGAAATGGTCTCCACTCGGGACAAGTTCAGTACGAGTGAAATGCAAGCCATTGCCACAGAACTTGGTTCATTACGGAAATAA